Proteins encoded together in one Wolbachia endosymbiont of Menacanthus eurysternus window:
- the trxB gene encoding thioredoxin-disulfide reductase — protein sequence MGQVINTKVLIIGSGVAGCSAAIYAARANLEPVMVTGVQPGGQLMIATDVENYPGFFSVSGPELMKQKKIHAEKYGTRIIYDEIKSVKQLKSYDEYRFVSFGMNNDYYSDAIIIASGAQAKWLGLESEERFIGYGVSACATCDGAFFMNKVVTVVGGGNSAVEEAMFLTRFASEVILIHRRSKLRAEKIIQDRLFSNKKVKIIWDHVVEQILGEENPKRVTGIVIKSIKTEEVQKLEVDGVFMAIGHVPNTKIFNTFVQIDRHGFIITKPGTTLTSRAGVFAAGDVQDRVYRQAVVAAGTGCMAALDAEKFLECIRI from the coding sequence ATGGGACAAGTTATTAATACAAAAGTTCTTATTATTGGATCTGGAGTAGCGGGTTGCTCTGCTGCTATATATGCAGCACGAGCAAACTTAGAGCCAGTTATGGTTACCGGAGTTCAGCCTGGTGGTCAGCTCATGATTGCTACGGATGTTGAAAATTATCCTGGTTTTTTTTCGGTAAGTGGTCCGGAATTGATGAAGCAAAAAAAAATACATGCGGAGAAATATGGAACGAGAATTATTTATGATGAGATAAAGAGCGTCAAACAGCTTAAGAGCTATGATGAGTATAGGTTTGTATCTTTTGGTATGAATAATGATTATTATTCAGATGCAATAATTATTGCATCTGGAGCGCAAGCAAAATGGCTTGGCTTGGAAAGCGAAGAGAGATTTATTGGTTATGGAGTTTCAGCATGCGCGACTTGTGACGGTGCATTTTTTATGAATAAAGTTGTAACTGTTGTTGGTGGCGGAAATTCTGCAGTTGAAGAGGCGATGTTTTTAACTAGGTTTGCTAGTGAAGTTATATTGATACATAGACGTAGTAAATTAAGAGCGGAAAAAATAATACAAGATAGACTTTTTAGCAATAAGAAAGTAAAAATAATTTGGGATCATGTTGTAGAACAGATTCTTGGAGAAGAAAATCCAAAAAGGGTTACTGGAATTGTAATTAAGTCAATAAAAACTGAGGAAGTTCAAAAATTAGAGGTAGATGGAGTATTTATGGCAATTGGGCATGTACCAAATACAAAAATTTTTAATACTTTTGTTCAAATAGATAGGCATGGTTTTATAATAACAAAACCCGGAACAACTTTAACCAGTAGGGCGGGAGTGTTTGCTGCAGGTGATGTTCAGGATAGAGTATATCGTCAGGCCGTAGTTGCTGCAGGGACTGGATGCATGGCTGCTCTTGATGCTGAAAAATTTTTAGAGTGTATTAGAATTTAA
- the lpdA gene encoding dihydrolipoyl dehydrogenase: MTDYYDLIVIGGGPGGYKCAISAARSGLKVACIDKNNVFGGTCLRVGCIPSKILLHSSYQYVYTKNDLSKFGIKIKEINFDLEKMLKYKDTKVQELGKGIEYLFSLHKITKINGLGKIIAFDQNDLKVLVKNKILKTKNIVIATGSDVNSLSSINFDEKNIISSTSALSLNEIPKKLVVIGAGPIGLEMSSIWKRLGSEVIVIEPLNRIATTLDIELSKSLLSSLQKQGIKFLLNTKIKEINQKDSSSLVIKVCSTQDSNQENIIEANKVLVAIGRKPYTDNLGIDNKIKKDNFGFIKVNNKYETNIKGIFAIGDVIGGIMLAHKAEEEGIAVAEIITGHSFHVDYKTIPSVIYTHPIVSSIGKTENELKNSGYAYKVGKCQFSANGRARIIDDNPIGYVKVLTCSITDTILGVHIIGTYADMLINEAAVAMAYGAAAEDIYRICHSHPDINEAFRDACTDAFFKK; encoded by the coding sequence ATGACTGATTACTATGACCTAATTGTTATAGGTGGGGGTCCGGGGGGATATAAATGCGCTATTTCTGCCGCGAGATCCGGGCTGAAAGTTGCCTGTATAGATAAAAATAATGTTTTCGGTGGTACATGCTTACGGGTTGGATGTATACCATCCAAAATTTTGCTTCATTCCTCTTACCAATATGTTTATACAAAAAATGATCTATCAAAATTTGGCATAAAAATTAAGGAAATAAATTTTGATCTAGAAAAAATGTTAAAATACAAAGATACCAAAGTTCAAGAACTTGGAAAGGGAATAGAGTATCTGTTTAGTCTTCATAAAATCACTAAAATTAATGGACTTGGAAAAATTATTGCTTTCGATCAAAACGATCTTAAAGTTTTAGTTAAGAACAAAATCTTAAAAACAAAAAATATAGTAATTGCAACAGGTTCTGATGTTAATTCTCTATCATCGATTAATTTTGATGAAAAAAATATAATTTCGTCTACTAGTGCATTATCTCTAAATGAAATACCAAAAAAACTTGTTGTAATTGGAGCTGGTCCAATAGGGCTTGAAATGTCCTCTATATGGAAAAGACTAGGATCCGAAGTAATTGTAATAGAACCTCTTAATAGAATTGCCACAACATTAGATATAGAATTAAGTAAATCCCTTCTTTCTAGCTTACAAAAACAAGGAATAAAATTTTTACTTAATACTAAAATTAAAGAAATAAATCAAAAAGATAGTAGCTCTCTCGTAATAAAAGTTTGTTCTACTCAAGATAGTAACCAAGAAAATATCATAGAAGCAAATAAAGTACTTGTTGCAATAGGTCGAAAACCATATACCGATAATCTTGGTATAGATAATAAAATAAAAAAAGATAATTTTGGTTTTATTAAAGTCAATAATAAATATGAAACCAATATAAAAGGGATATTTGCTATAGGTGATGTAATCGGTGGAATAATGCTTGCTCACAAAGCAGAAGAAGAGGGAATAGCAGTTGCAGAAATAATAACAGGTCATTCATTCCATGTTGACTATAAAACTATACCATCTGTTATCTATACCCATCCAATAGTTTCTTCGATCGGTAAAACCGAAAATGAATTAAAAAATTCAGGCTATGCTTATAAGGTTGGTAAGTGTCAATTTTCCGCAAACGGAAGAGCAAGAATTATTGATGATAACCCCATAGGATATGTAAAAGTGCTAACTTGTAGCATCACTGATACAATACTTGGTGTACATATTATAGGAACATATGCAGACATGTTAATTAATGAAGCAGCAGTTGCAATGGCATACGGTGCTGCAGCAGAAGATATATACAGAATCTGCCACTCTCATCCTGATATAAATGAAGCTTTCCGTGATGCATGCACTGACGCTTTTTTTAAAAAATAA
- the purE gene encoding 5-(carboxyamino)imidazole ribonucleotide mutase has translation MKKNVAVIMGSESDYSTMSCSIDILKNLMISHDVFIISAHRTPERLFNFAKSAQSKKFKVIIAGAGGAAHLPGMVASLTHLPVIGVPIYRKQLNGLDSLLSIVQMPKGVPVATMSIGKNGAYNAAITAASILSISDNKIANRLKKWREKQTKKIKEKPNLTKLNLNNQTSPY, from the coding sequence ATGAAAAAAAATGTTGCTGTAATCATGGGAAGTGAATCAGACTATAGTACTATGTCTTGTTCTATTGATATATTAAAAAACCTAATGATTTCGCATGATGTATTTATAATATCTGCACATAGAACTCCAGAAAGGCTATTCAATTTTGCTAAATCTGCACAAAGCAAAAAATTCAAAGTTATTATAGCCGGTGCAGGGGGGGCAGCCCATTTACCTGGCATGGTAGCGTCTCTCACTCATCTGCCTGTTATTGGTGTTCCTATATATAGAAAACAATTAAATGGATTAGATAGCTTACTATCTATAGTACAAATGCCAAAAGGTGTACCAGTTGCAACAATGTCCATAGGGAAAAATGGAGCATATAATGCCGCTATAACCGCTGCATCTATATTATCAATTTCGGACAACAAAATCGCAAATAGATTAAAAAAATGGAGAGAAAAACAAACAAAAAAAATAAAAGAAAAACCTAATCTTACAAAATTAAATTTAAATAATCAAACCTCCCCCTACTAA
- the gyrB gene encoding DNA topoisomerase (ATP-hydrolyzing) subunit B yields the protein MENNYYNADAIKILKGLEAVKKRPDMYIGNTDDGSGLHHMIYEVIDNAIDESLAGYCNKIEINLNRDGSVSVIDNGRGIPTDIHEEVGISAAEVIMTQLHSGGKFDNNTYKISGGLHGVGVSVVNALSKWLELTIWRNKKEYFIRFENGKSIEPLKIVNKNLHNNKRGTMVTFMPSIEIFSRTNFNYSILENRIRELAFLNSNIEITLRDLRNKPHIESNFDYNKRSLNNYGTADFVQFLDKNKTHVTNIATIKGNDTENRNISIEVSMEWNDSCYENMLCFTNNVKQQDGGTHLAGFRSALTRCINNYATNEGFLKKAKVNLIGEDIREGLTCVLSLKMPNPKFSSQTKDKLVSSEARTIVENIVSSKLNTLLETNPRLATSIVERVIKSAKGREAAKKARELVKNRNTIDALVLPGKLADCQEKIPELSELFIVEGNSAGGTAKQGRNRKTQAVLALMGKILNVERVSLNRIFSSSEICSLITAIGAGIGRENFDIKKIKYHKIIIMTDADVDGSHIRTLILTFFFRHMREIIEKGYLYIAQPPLYKITKNSKDTYIKDNETFEKYIINSAIKKIVLSDTNKDLRSVLNKCLNISNISKNYNREIPQNLLESLLILGKKNFLSSSDKILKYLKLVYSEYTWKVKIEDKKLYISKSFQGLTDKYIFPLNMLENKEIQNILSSFDDIISLFNGDSFLQVQKTKIKIKSPNTLVKTIIDYGKRGLTLQRFKGLGEMNADQLWETTLNPETRTLLKVEINDCKEADSIFSILMGNIVEPRRNFINTNALNVYEVDV from the coding sequence ATGGAAAATAACTATTATAATGCTGACGCAATAAAAATCTTAAAAGGACTCGAGGCAGTAAAAAAACGCCCAGATATGTATATTGGTAATACTGATGATGGATCAGGCCTACACCATATGATATATGAGGTTATAGATAACGCAATAGATGAATCTTTAGCTGGGTATTGTAATAAAATTGAGATTAATTTAAATAGAGACGGCTCTGTGTCTGTAATCGATAATGGCCGTGGTATTCCAACTGATATTCACGAAGAAGTAGGAATATCAGCAGCAGAAGTAATAATGACCCAATTACATTCAGGCGGAAAATTTGATAATAATACCTACAAAATTTCCGGCGGATTACATGGTGTTGGAGTTTCTGTTGTAAATGCATTATCCAAATGGCTAGAATTAACTATTTGGCGCAATAAAAAAGAATATTTTATTCGTTTTGAAAATGGTAAATCTATTGAACCCCTAAAGATAGTAAACAAAAACTTACATAATAATAAAAGAGGAACCATGGTAACGTTTATGCCATCAATAGAAATTTTCAGTAGAACAAATTTTAATTATTCCATTCTTGAAAACCGTATTAGAGAATTAGCATTTTTAAACTCAAATATTGAAATAACTTTACGTGATCTCCGCAATAAACCACACATAGAATCTAATTTTGATTATAACAAACGATCTCTAAACAATTATGGCACTGCAGACTTTGTACAATTTTTAGATAAGAATAAAACACATGTTACAAATATTGCCACCATTAAAGGTAATGATACAGAAAATCGTAATATTAGCATAGAAGTATCAATGGAATGGAACGATTCGTGTTATGAAAATATGTTATGTTTTACAAATAATGTAAAACAACAAGATGGTGGTACTCATTTAGCAGGATTTAGATCTGCTTTAACTAGATGTATTAATAATTATGCAACTAATGAAGGTTTTTTAAAAAAAGCAAAAGTCAACTTAATTGGAGAAGATATCAGAGAAGGATTAACATGCGTTTTATCTCTTAAAATGCCTAATCCCAAGTTTTCCTCACAAACAAAAGATAAATTAGTAAGCTCTGAAGCACGAACAATTGTAGAAAACATAGTCTCTAGTAAACTAAACACATTACTTGAAACCAATCCAAGATTAGCAACTAGTATAGTAGAAAGAGTCATCAAGTCAGCAAAAGGGAGAGAAGCCGCAAAAAAGGCACGAGAGCTAGTTAAAAACAGAAATACTATTGACGCTCTTGTACTACCTGGAAAACTTGCTGATTGTCAAGAAAAAATTCCTGAATTATCAGAATTATTTATAGTAGAAGGTAACTCTGCAGGTGGCACAGCTAAACAAGGACGTAATCGTAAAACACAAGCAGTACTTGCTTTAATGGGAAAAATTCTAAATGTAGAACGTGTAAGTTTAAATCGAATTTTCTCATCTTCAGAAATTTGCTCTTTAATTACAGCAATTGGTGCTGGAATAGGAAGAGAAAACTTTGATATTAAGAAAATTAAGTATCATAAAATTATTATTATGACAGATGCAGATGTTGACGGTTCACACATAAGAACTTTAATTCTAACTTTCTTTTTCCGTCACATGCGTGAAATAATCGAAAAGGGCTATCTGTATATAGCACAGCCACCTCTTTATAAAATTACAAAGAATTCTAAGGATACTTATATTAAAGATAATGAAACATTTGAAAAGTACATAATAAATTCCGCAATAAAAAAAATAGTACTAAGTGATACGAACAAAGATCTACGCTCCGTTTTAAACAAATGTCTTAATATTTCAAATATTAGTAAAAACTATAACAGAGAAATACCGCAAAACCTATTAGAATCACTACTAATTTTAGGTAAAAAAAATTTCTTATCATCCTCAGATAAAATATTAAAATATTTAAAATTAGTGTACAGTGAATACACTTGGAAAGTGAAAATAGAAGATAAAAAATTATATATTTCTAAATCATTCCAGGGATTAACAGATAAATATATATTCCCACTTAACATGCTTGAAAATAAAGAAATACAAAATATACTAAGTTCTTTTGATGATATAATTAGCTTATTTAACGGTGATTCATTTTTACAAGTGCAAAAAACTAAAATAAAAATTAAATCTCCAAATACACTTGTAAAAACAATAATAGATTATGGTAAGAGAGGTTTAACTCTTCAGAGATTTAAGGGTCTTGGCGAAATGAATGCTGACCAACTTTGGGAAACTACACTTAATCCAGAAACTAGAACTTTACTTAAAGTAGAAATTAATGATTGCAAAGAAGCTGATTCCATATTCTCAATATTAATGGGCAACATAGTCGAACCACGCCGTAATTTTATAAATACTAATGCACTAAACGTATATGAAGTCGATGTTTAG
- a CDS encoding PQQ-binding-like beta-propeller repeat protein gives MKTIIIMIISLLYNNYITANEQIPLIDKKLSQGDIAPILVENNIILVDKYGTLYSFKRENPKILNWKLNFPYKKIYNMSLSHYKKTVFFIINNILFSVDEKTGKIQWEKELKAPVRGKAIAINNKLLLLTIDNCLYAFNIKNGNYTWNYQNNVNPIRGLYSISPVISNNKIIAPFSNGELIAFNENGKKLWSQKLTTNILDTQFTDITTTPKTFDDILIVTNNSHIYGINVNLGKILWSKQLKIRNMSDIVSYYNPSVYIEKQESKKVKKIIFTTTKDNKIIGIEIENGEIIWSSDLIKKNIQLLDPIVHANTLWITSNKGLIFAFPRFGNLKKTIEIPNVFRYALMFTKNKIYVTTKKNGIFSLKNIFTSYD, from the coding sequence ATGAAGACAATTATTATAATGATAATATCATTGTTATATAACAACTACATAACAGCAAATGAACAAATACCACTAATCGATAAAAAACTATCACAAGGTGATATCGCCCCTATTCTTGTAGAAAATAATATAATTTTAGTAGACAAATATGGCACCTTATACTCTTTTAAAAGAGAGAACCCGAAAATTTTAAATTGGAAATTAAACTTTCCGTATAAAAAAATCTACAATATGAGTCTATCTCATTATAAAAAAACAGTTTTTTTTATAATAAATAACATTTTATTCTCAGTGGATGAAAAAACTGGTAAAATTCAATGGGAAAAAGAACTAAAAGCTCCAGTAAGAGGAAAAGCAATAGCAATAAACAATAAACTATTGCTATTAACCATTGATAACTGCCTATATGCATTCAATATAAAAAATGGAAATTACACCTGGAATTATCAAAATAATGTCAATCCTATTCGAGGTTTATACTCGATATCACCAGTAATTTCTAATAATAAAATTATTGCACCATTCTCAAATGGAGAATTAATAGCTTTTAATGAAAATGGTAAAAAACTATGGAGCCAAAAATTGACTACAAACATTCTAGATACACAATTTACAGATATAACAACTACACCGAAAACATTTGATGATATCTTAATAGTTACAAACAATTCTCATATTTACGGTATAAACGTAAACTTAGGAAAAATTCTATGGTCAAAACAATTGAAAATAAGAAACATGTCAGATATTGTATCATATTACAACCCTTCTGTTTATATAGAAAAACAAGAATCTAAAAAAGTAAAAAAAATAATCTTTACAACTACTAAAGATAATAAAATAATCGGCATTGAAATAGAAAACGGAGAAATAATTTGGAGTTCAGATTTAATAAAAAAAAATATACAATTGCTCGATCCAATCGTACATGCCAACACATTATGGATAACAAGTAATAAAGGATTGATATTTGCCTTTCCTAGATTTGGAAATTTAAAAAAAACAATTGAAATACCAAATGTATTTCGTTATGCTCTAATGTTCACTAAAAATAAAATTTATGTCACAACTAAAAAAAATGGCATTTTTTCTTTAAAAAATATATTTACTTCTTATGACTGA